Genomic DNA from Comamonas resistens:
CCCACCTGCCGCTCGATATCGGCATACAGCACCGCACGTTGAGCGGCATCCACCGCATAGGCCCCGGCGGCCCGCCACCATGCAAAAGGATCAACAGACCCGTTGGTCGACGGACCGCCCCCGCTGGGTTTGCTCATGTCTTGCTCCCGAAGTCACAATCTTCTGTCTCAAGAAGATTCAAAAACAATAGCATCCAGCGTTTTATGGATCACCACAAAACGCCGAAAACATCGGATTTTTTGCAATGGAGAGCCTGCTGACCAGCCGGCCCGCAGGCGGCAGCGTCGCCATCTTGGGCTGAAGCTGCGCCAGCCGATCGCCTACTTCTGAGCTGCTTTGCCGCTCTTGGCCTGGGCGGGGTCCTGAGTGGCCGGCGTCCAGGCAGACAACCATTGCTTGAAGATGTCCTGCATGGGCAAAGCGGGCAGATTCGAGGCACCGTCGGCACGCAGGGCTTCGGCCACGGATTTCTGCCAGGCCTCCAGGGCTTGCTGCAGACCGCTGGCAAACGCCTGCTGGTTCTTGATCGCGATGTCGCTGGCGTTCTTCGCATTGATCATGCGGTCTTCGAGCCTGCGCATGACTGCCTCGGCGGGCAGGCTTGCCAGTGATTGCCAGTCCTCGGCTTGGAGCAGGCTGTGCAGCTCCGCCGTGGTTTCGCTGAGGCCCGCAGCACTGGTCTGCTGCACGGCCTCCAGCCAGCGATGACCGCTTTCACGCATCAGCTGGGCGATGCGCAACTGCAACTCTGCATTGGCCTTGAACAGATTCAGGGGGGTCGCTTGAATGCTCATGTCAGTCTCCGCACGGTGATGATGGAGCCTCGCAACAAGGCTGGCGGACCGCCCGATTTATCACCATGGCCGGGCGGCCATTGAGAAACCAATACTCGAATACGTACCGACCAGGCGCATCCTCCAGCGGCCTGAAGTGCTTGCCGCCCATGCATGGCGGCAGCAACGGGACGGCCTTGAGCCATACTCGGCTGCTGCCCCGTGTAGTTGTGATCAACCATGGTTGCCTCTTTTGCTGCATGGCAATATCGCAACATCTTAGGGGGCATACGTGTTTTCACATATTCAATCCCCACAAAACTTGCGCTTCATCAAGCTACACCGGCACGGGCATGGCCTCCAGCCCCCGAGCAGTGGCAGCCTCGCCTAGGCGCCCCACGCTGCAGGCGTCGCAGAACAACAATGCTCCCCGACTCATGACCGGGTTTTGACAACGGCGATGGCCGCAGCATTTTCCGAATATGTGTAATAATCGAGAGCTTTTTGCGGAAAGTACACCGGGCTGGCCGGTGCGGCTCCCGCACTTGACCAAAGGAAGATCATGAAAGAAGGCATTCACCCCGACTACCGCGAAGTTCTGTTCGTGGACCTGTCCAACGGCTTCAAGTTTGTGACACGTTCTTGCGTGAACACCAAGGAAACCGAAACCTTCGAAGGCAAGGAATACCCCCTGTTCAAGCTGGATACCTCCTCTGAATCGCACCCCTTCTACACTGGCACACAAAAGTCGGTGGACAACATGGGCGGCCGCGTGGAGAAGTTCCGCAACCGCTTCGGCAAGAAGTAATTTCTACTTTTTGCGAGCAAGGGCAGCCGGGCAACCGCGCTGCCTTTTTTTTGCCCGCGATGGCGCCCAGCCCGGTGCAGCTGAATGACTGTGCCAGCACGGTGCCGTATCCAGACCTCTTCAACGCTCCTATCATGGGAGCATCTTGCGCTTGCTCACAAAGCGCTACCGCTTGATTTGACCGTCAATCATCCGACGGCCTACACAGGATTGTTCGCGTGAATCAGCCCACTCCCGCCATTGTTGCCCAGAGCGCCGTGCGCAGACTGCCCCGCTGGGCGCTGCTTTTGCTTTGCCTGGCTTATGTGGTTCCTGGCTTTGTCATGCGCGGCCCCTGGCGCTCCAATGACATGGAGGCGTTTGGCTATATGCGGGAGCTGGCTCTGGGCAACACCTCCTGGCTGACTCCTCTGCTGTCTGGCCTGTCGCCCAGCATGGATGGGTTGCTGCCCTACTGGCTTGGCGCCTTGTCCCTGCAGACGCTTGGCGGGTTGCTCGGGCCGGAGATGGCGACGCGCATCCCCTTCGCCGCACTGCTGGTGCTGACGCTGGCGGCCACCTGGTGGGGGGCCTACTATCTGGCGCGCACGCCAGGTGCACAGCCCGTGGCTTTCGCCTTTGGCGGCGAAGCTCAACTGGTGGATTATTCCCGCGCCATGGCGGATGCAGCGCTGCTGGCCCTGGTCGCCTGCCTGGGACTGGCCCAGCTGTCACACGAAACCACGAGCTACGTCACCCAGTTGGGATGCACCGCCCTGCTGTTCTTTGCAGCCTCTGCCATGGCCTATCACCCCTACAAGGCCGCCGCCGCCATGGTGTTCGGCATGCTGGGCATGGGCTTGAGCGGTGCGCCCACCATGGCCGTGCTGTTTGGCCTGGGCGCAAGCATCATCACCTTCACCCAGCGCAGCTGGGGTGACAACCCCGGCCGGGTACACCAGCAGGCTCGCCTGTGGGCTGCAGCCTGGCTGGCCGCCACCCTCATAGGCGCAGCCCTGATTACCGGCCTGCAACAATGGAGCTGGCATCTGGTGGACTCCACCCGGGATGCCGGCGAGCTGCTGCAGCTGTTGCTGTGGTTTTGCTGGCCTGCATGGCCTCTGGCACTCTGGACCTTGTGGGTCTGGCGCCGCCAGATCGCCGAACCCAGCCACTACCCGCACCTGAGCATCGCGCTGCTGTTTGCACTGCTGCCGGTCATTGCCTGCCTCAGCAGCACACCGGCCGACCGCGCCCTGCTGCTGGGTCTGCCCGCCATCGCAACGCTGGCTGCCTTTGCCCTGCCCACCTTCCGCCGCAGCATCAGCGCACTCATAGACTGGTTCACCTTGCTGTTCTTCACGGCAGGCGCACTGGCCATCTGGGTGGTGTGGCTGGCATTCCAGACCGGCTACCCACCCAAGATTGCCGCCAATATTGCGCGCCTGGCCCCGCAATTCGAAGCCAGCATTTCCTGGCCCACCGTCATCGTGGCTCTGATCGCCACCGCCGGCTGGTTTGTGCTGGTGGTCTGGCGCACTTCGCGCAACCGTGCCGCCATCTGGAAAAGCCTGGTGCTGCCCGCCAGCGGTGCCACGCTGGGCTGGGTGCTGCTGTCCACACTCTGGATGGCGCCACTGGATCACGCCCGCAGCTATGAGTTCCAGATGCAGCAGCTGGCTTCCAGCATGCAACAAAACCGGGCACAAAGCTGCGTGCTGACCTATGGCCTGGGCCGCTCACAGATCGCAGCCGTGCGCTACTACACCCATGTCGACACGGCTTTGCTGCGCCGCAGCACGCCCGATGTCTGCGACTGGGCCCTGGTAGATGCCGACCGCTGGGCCGGCGACCATAACCGGCTACTGCGCCAGGGCTGGGAAGAGGTCTCGCGCATCAACCGTCTTGCGGGCAAAAAGGAAGTGCTGATTCTGCTCAGGCGCAGCGACATGGCCAAAAAGCCATGAAAGGCGAGCTTCAGCACATCAGCCGCCATGCTGTCACGGTGCTGGCAGGCCAGCTGGCCGTGATGGCCTTTGGCACGACAGACACCATTGTTGCCAGCCGCTATTCCGATGAAGCCGTGGCCGCCCTGTCTGTGGGGTCGGCCATTTTTGTCAGTGTCTATGCCTCGCTGATGGGCATTTTTCAGGCCCTGCTGCCGCTTTGGTCCGAGCAACGCGGCGCGGGCCAGGCACAGGCCATAGGACACTCTCTGCGCCAGTCCATGTATCTGTGCCTGCTGGCCTGCCTGCTGGGCATGTCGGTCCTGCTGATGCCCGATGCCCTGCTGCGCTGGACCCATGTTCCCGAAGCCATGCAGCTCGAAGTGAAACGCTATCTGAGCGTACTGGCCTGGGGCTTGCCTCCGGCCCTGCTGTTTCGCATCTACAGCGCGCTCAACCAGGCCCTGGGCCATCCGAAGCTGGTGACCTGGCTGCAGCTGACCTCTTTGCTCATCAAAATACCGCTTTCCATCTGGTTCACTTTCGGTGGCCTGGGTCTGAACCCCATGGGAGCCGTGGGCTGCGCCCTGGCCACGCTGGTCGTCAACTACACCATGTTTGGCGTGGGTCTGTGGCTGATCCGCACCCAGGATCTCTATACACCTTTGGCCCTATGGACCCGGATGGAGCGACCTGACATCCGGATGCTGGCGCGTTTTTGCCGGCTGGGCATTCCCGCGGGTCTGGCCATTCTGGTGGAAGTCACTTCCTTTACCCTGATGGCGCTGTATGTTGCACGCCAGGGCTCGCTGTCTTCGGCCAGCCACCAGATCGCCGCCAACCTGGCCGCCATTGGCTATATGTTCCCGCTGTCCCTGGCCATTGCCGCCAGCGCCCGCGTCAGCTACTGGCGTGGTGCCGGCGACGAAGCCCAGGCTCGGCAGCTGATTCAACAGTGTTTCAAGCTCTCGACGCTTATGGGGGCTGCGGTTGCAGCTACGCTTTTAATTGCGCGCGGCCTGATTGCCGACATCTATACCGACTCCAACCAGGTGCAGGCCCTGACCTCCTGGCTGCTGATCTGTGTGGCGGCCTACCATCTGGCAGACTCTGTACAAACCTACTGCATCTTTGTGCTGCGCAGCTACCGCGTCACGGTGGCTCCGCTGCTCATTTATTGCGTGCTGCTATGGGGTGGTGGCCTGGGCCTCGGTTACTGGATAGCCTATGAATGGCAGGCTCCGGCCTCATGGCATGGCTGGCAGGCCACGCCCATGCCGTTTTGGGCCTGCAGCACGGCAGCCCTGTTCCTGACGGCAGCAGCCTTCAGCACCATTTTGTTCAGGGTCATCAAACCAGCCCCCGAACAGGCCTAGCGCCGCACCCCTCAGCTCTGCGCAGTCGACGCCAGTTGCGGGGCAGCTGTCGCCGCTCGCACGCGGCTGGCCGGGAAAGTCACGGCAAACTCAGAACCCTTGCCTTGCTCGCTCGCGATGCTGAGCACGGCGCCATGGCGCTGCAGCACATGCTTGACGATGGCCAGTCCCAGTCCTGTGCCCCCCGTATCGCGGGAACGGCTGCGATCCACACGGTAAAAACGCTCGGTCAGGCGGGCTACATGCTTGGGATCAATGCCCGGGCCGGAATCCTTGACCGCAAAGCGTGCCGAACCATCGGCAAGCTGCACCCAGCTCACATCGATCTGCCCACCGGCCGGCGTGTAGCGCATGGCATTGCCCAGCAGATTGGAAAACGCGCTGTGCAGCTCTGCACTCGCGCCGGCGATGTCTCCGGCCTGCGCCAGCACGGCATCATCCGGGAAATTCAGCACATGGGGACGGTTCTGTTTGCGCGTCAGAGTGGCAGATAGACCGCGCGCTTCGTTCTCGCAGCGCTTAAGCAACTGGGCCACCGACATCCAGTCGTTATGGCTGGGCGGAGGGCTGCCCTCCAACCGGGACAACGTCAGCAGATCTTCCACCAGATGCTGCATGCGCTCGGCCTGCTGGGACATCAGTTCCAGATAGCGTTTGCGCTCGTCGGCCTCCAGAGGCAGGTTCTGCAAGGTCTCGACAAAGCCCGCCAACACCGTCAGCGGCGTGCGGATTTCATGAGAGACATTGGCCACGAAATCACGGCGCATGGCCTCGGCCTGCTCCACCGCCGTCACATCGCGGGCCAGCAACAGCTTGCGCCCCTCGCCATAGCCATACAGCTGCACCGACAGCTTGACGGGCCGCGACGGCGTGCTTTCGCGTCCCTGCATCACCAGATCCCGGGTGAAATCCTGCGCAGCAAAATATGCGCTGAACTGAGGGTCTCGCAGCAGATTGCCAATGCTTTGCATCACGTCGCGATTCGCATCAAAGCCGAACTGGCGCGCCGCGATCTGGTTGCACCATTCGATGCGGCCCTGGGCATCCAGCAGAACCACGCCGTTGGGACTGGCCTGGAGTGCCGAAAGAATATCGCTGAGGCGCTGATCCCCCTGCTGGGCCTGCTGCACGGTCTGACGGATCCAGCGGCGCATGCGTATGCTGGCCTCACCCCAGATACCCGACAGATTGGGCGCATCGCCAAGACTGGACTGACGCAGCCAGCCCAGCAGGCGCGCACCGTTCCAGCTATCCACCAGCCACCAGATCCAGCCACCAATCAGTGCACCGGCCAGAGCTGCCAGACATTGCTGGACACCACCGGCCTGAGGCTGAACCCCGTAGCTCCAAACCAGCCAAGCCACCAGTGCCGCCGCGATCTGAGAGGCCAGTAAACGAAATCCACGCCACCCCATATTGATGTTCTCTTGTGATTTTTACGGAGGCCCGATCTGTGGTGATCGGGCCGTGGCAGTTCATGAGGACTTACGCCAGCGAGGATATGCCGAGATGTTGCCTTGAGGCAAAGCGTTGGCCTGAACCCGAGTGGCGTAAGCCGTATTTATCAGCCTCAGGCCAGGGCCTGCGCACTGAAGCGATAGCCTGCGCCGCGCACGGTCTCGATCAAGGTACCGGCCACGCCCAGCGATTCGCGCAGACGCTTGACATGCACATCGACCGTGCGCTCCTCGATGAACACATGGTCACCCCAGACCTTGTCCAGCAGCTGGGCTCGGCTGTGCACACGCTCCGGGTGCTTCATCAGATAGTTGAGCAGCTTGAACTCCGTAGGGCCGATCTTGAGTAGATCGCCCTGCCAGCTCACGCGGTGAGCCGCGGCGTCCAGCACCAACTCGCCGATGCTGACCTTGTCCTGCATTTGCTCGGGGGCACGGCGACGCAGCACGGCGCGAATGCGCGCCAGCAACTCCTGCGTGGAAAACGGCTTGGTGATGTAGTCATCCGCGCCGGCATCCAGCCCCGCCACCTTGTCCGGCTCATCGCCGCGCGCGGTCAGCATCAGAATGGGCACGCCTTTGGTGCGGCTATCGGCGCGCCATTTGCGCGCCAGCGACAGACCGCTGGCACCCGGCAACATCCAGTCCAGAAGTATCACCTCGGGCAGCACCGCATCCAGCTCGCGTTGCGCGGAAACACCGTCTTCCGCCCAGACAGGCTGGAAGCCGTTATGCCTCAAATTGACCGCAATCAACTCTGCAATCGCGGGTTCGTCCTCCACGATGAGGACCATGGGCATCTTCTTCATCCCTTGAATTCCTCCTGCTTCACTGCAATGCAGATTCGATTTCCGCCATGGTCTGATGGCGCACATCCTTGCCCTCGACAAGGTAGATGATCAGCTCGGCCACGTTCTTGGAGTGGTCGCCGATACGCTCGATCGCCTTGGCCAAGAATAGCAAGTCCAGGCTGGCCGAGATCGTGCGCGGGTCTTCCATCATGTAGGTGATGAGCTTGCGCACAAAGCCGTCAAACTCGTCGTCGATCAGGTCGTCTTCCTTGAGGATGGCCACTGCTGCCTTGGTATCGAGGCGGGCAAATGCATCCAGAGTCTTGCGCAGCAAGTCGGACGCCATCTCGGCCGCCACACGTAGCTCGCCGCTGGGCAGGGAACGCGCCGCGCCGCTTTCGATGATGGCCTTGACCATGCGGGCCATCTTGCAGGCCTCGTCGCCCATGCGCTCCAGATTGGCCGTAGCCTTGGAAAACGCGATCAGCAGGCGCAGATCACGCGCCGTGGGCTGGCGGCGGGCAATGATGGACGAGAGTTCATGGTCGATTTCCACTTCCATGGCGTTGACGCGATTTTCCGTCGCGATCACCTGGTCCACGGCTTCGCGGCTGAAGCTGGTCAGGGCGTAGACGGCATTGCGGATCTGCGATTCAACCAGGCCGCCCAGCTCCATCACGCGGGCCGAGACACGGTTGAGTTCGGCATCGAACTGGCTGGAGAGATGTTTTTCTGTCATATGCGTTTCATTTTTAATGAAAATGGTCTCTAGCGCCCGTCTATCAAGCGCAAACAGCTATCAATTCAAGAGCTTTACCCATCAACCGAACCTACCCGTGATGTAGTCTTCGGTTTCCTTGCGCTCTGGCTTGAAGAACATCTTTTCCGTCTCGCCGAATTCCACCAGATCGCCCAGATACATATAGGCCGTGTAATCGCTGCAGCGCGCGGCCTGCTGCATGTTGTGGGTCACGATGACCACGGTGTATTCATCCTTGAGCTCGGCAATCAGCTCTTCGATCTTGGAGGTCGAAATCGGGTCCAGCGCCGAGCAGGGCTCGTCCAGCAGCAACACCTCGGGCTTGATGGCAATGCCGCGGGCAATGCACAGACGCTGCTGCTGGCCGCCGGACAGACCCGAGCCCGTCTGATTGAGCTTGTCCTTGACTTCGTTCCACAGCGCAGCCTTGCGCAGCGCCCATTCCACGCGGTCATCCATGTCGGAAGCGTTGAGATTTTCAAACAGCTTCACACCGAAGGCGATGTTGTCATAGATCGACATGGGAAACGGCGTGGGCTTCTGGAACACCATGCCGACCTTGGCGCGAATCAGCGCCACATCCTGCTTGCTGGTGAGCAGGTTCTCGCCGTCCAGCAGGATCTGGCCTTCTGCACGCTGCTCGGGGTACAGCTCGAACATGCGGTTGAAGGTACGCAGCAAGGTGGACTTGCCGCAGCCAGAGGGGCCAATGAAGGCCGTGACCTTCTTTTCGGGAATGTCCAGA
This window encodes:
- a CDS encoding phasin family protein, with the translated sequence MSIQATPLNLFKANAELQLRIAQLMRESGHRWLEAVQQTSAAGLSETTAELHSLLQAEDWQSLASLPAEAVMRRLEDRMINAKNASDIAIKNQQAFASGLQQALEAWQKSVAEALRADGASNLPALPMQDIFKQWLSAWTPATQDPAQAKSGKAAQK
- a CDS encoding type B 50S ribosomal protein L31, with protein sequence MKEGIHPDYREVLFVDLSNGFKFVTRSCVNTKETETFEGKEYPLFKLDTSSESHPFYTGTQKSVDNMGGRVEKFRNRFGKK
- a CDS encoding MATE family efflux transporter; protein product: MKGELQHISRHAVTVLAGQLAVMAFGTTDTIVASRYSDEAVAALSVGSAIFVSVYASLMGIFQALLPLWSEQRGAGQAQAIGHSLRQSMYLCLLACLLGMSVLLMPDALLRWTHVPEAMQLEVKRYLSVLAWGLPPALLFRIYSALNQALGHPKLVTWLQLTSLLIKIPLSIWFTFGGLGLNPMGAVGCALATLVVNYTMFGVGLWLIRTQDLYTPLALWTRMERPDIRMLARFCRLGIPAGLAILVEVTSFTLMALYVARQGSLSSASHQIAANLAAIGYMFPLSLAIAASARVSYWRGAGDEAQARQLIQQCFKLSTLMGAAVAATLLIARGLIADIYTDSNQVQALTSWLLICVAAYHLADSVQTYCIFVLRSYRVTVAPLLIYCVLLWGGGLGLGYWIAYEWQAPASWHGWQATPMPFWACSTAALFLTAAAFSTILFRVIKPAPEQA
- the phoR gene encoding phosphate regulon sensor histidine kinase PhoR, coding for MGWRGFRLLASQIAAALVAWLVWSYGVQPQAGGVQQCLAALAGALIGGWIWWLVDSWNGARLLGWLRQSSLGDAPNLSGIWGEASIRMRRWIRQTVQQAQQGDQRLSDILSALQASPNGVVLLDAQGRIEWCNQIAARQFGFDANRDVMQSIGNLLRDPQFSAYFAAQDFTRDLVMQGRESTPSRPVKLSVQLYGYGEGRKLLLARDVTAVEQAEAMRRDFVANVSHEIRTPLTVLAGFVETLQNLPLEADERKRYLELMSQQAERMQHLVEDLLTLSRLEGSPPPSHNDWMSVAQLLKRCENEARGLSATLTRKQNRPHVLNFPDDAVLAQAGDIAGASAELHSAFSNLLGNAMRYTPAGGQIDVSWVQLADGSARFAVKDSGPGIDPKHVARLTERFYRVDRSRSRDTGGTGLGLAIVKHVLQRHGAVLSIASEQGKGSEFAVTFPASRVRAATAAPQLASTAQS
- the phoB gene encoding phosphate regulon transcriptional regulator PhoB; the protein is MKKMPMVLIVEDEPAIAELIAVNLRHNGFQPVWAEDGVSAQRELDAVLPEVILLDWMLPGASGLSLARKWRADSRTKGVPILMLTARGDEPDKVAGLDAGADDYITKPFSTQELLARIRAVLRRRAPEQMQDKVSIGELVLDAAAHRVSWQGDLLKIGPTEFKLLNYLMKHPERVHSRAQLLDKVWGDHVFIEERTVDVHVKRLRESLGVAGTLIETVRGAGYRFSAQALA
- the phoU gene encoding phosphate signaling complex protein PhoU; the encoded protein is MTEKHLSSQFDAELNRVSARVMELGGLVESQIRNAVYALTSFSREAVDQVIATENRVNAMEVEIDHELSSIIARRQPTARDLRLLIAFSKATANLERMGDEACKMARMVKAIIESGAARSLPSGELRVAAEMASDLLRKTLDAFARLDTKAAVAILKEDDLIDDEFDGFVRKLITYMMEDPRTISASLDLLFLAKAIERIGDHSKNVAELIIYLVEGKDVRHQTMAEIESALQ
- the pstB gene encoding phosphate ABC transporter ATP-binding protein PstB, with amino-acid sequence MTATSVSANSKLSVRDLNFYYGKFHALKNINLDIPEKKVTAFIGPSGCGKSTLLRTFNRMFELYPEQRAEGQILLDGENLLTSKQDVALIRAKVGMVFQKPTPFPMSIYDNIAFGVKLFENLNASDMDDRVEWALRKAALWNEVKDKLNQTGSGLSGGQQQRLCIARGIAIKPEVLLLDEPCSALDPISTSKIEELIAELKDEYTVVIVTHNMQQAARCSDYTAYMYLGDLVEFGETEKMFFKPERKETEDYITGRFG